Proteins from one Flavobacterium branchiarum genomic window:
- a CDS encoding efflux RND transporter periplasmic adaptor subunit: MKIRNYLVIASLILLFVTGCKNKEKETQSEQQIPVKAVLIALNDIDGQRKYIGSVEESALTQLSFQVAGNVKQILVSEGSKVNAGQLIATLDRARYQKAYEVAKSQKKQAKDAYQRLKIIYDNKSLPEIKIIEAQSLLEQAEAAESLALKDVEDCNLYAPYSGVIGTKGIDLGTNVAAGMPVFTVLKVDKIRVKVSIPENDIKELKMGDNANIYVKTLDKSYIGKIIEKGVVANPYSRAYTVKVDILNGKDELLPGMDCNITFKSDNVTGYSLPISVIQISARNERYVWKVNKDNTVLKQSVKIGELTSDGVVVLEGLKEGDRIVTEGFQKIFEGSKVIVK, from the coding sequence CAGTAAAGGCAGTATTGATTGCCTTAAATGATATTGACGGACAAAGAAAATACATCGGTTCGGTCGAAGAATCTGCACTAACGCAACTTAGTTTCCAAGTTGCGGGAAATGTGAAGCAAATACTTGTTTCAGAAGGAAGCAAGGTCAACGCAGGTCAACTCATTGCAACTTTAGACAGAGCCCGGTATCAAAAGGCCTATGAGGTAGCAAAATCCCAGAAAAAGCAAGCTAAAGATGCTTATCAGAGACTTAAGATTATCTATGATAATAAGAGTTTGCCTGAGATCAAGATTATTGAGGCTCAATCGCTTCTTGAACAGGCAGAAGCTGCGGAGTCGCTTGCTCTAAAGGATGTAGAAGACTGTAACCTCTATGCTCCTTACAGTGGCGTAATCGGAACCAAGGGTATTGATTTAGGTACGAATGTAGCTGCCGGAATGCCAGTTTTCACCGTACTTAAGGTAGATAAAATACGGGTTAAGGTTTCCATTCCAGAGAATGATATAAAAGAATTGAAAATGGGAGATAATGCAAATATCTATGTAAAGACCCTAGATAAGAGTTATATCGGGAAAATTATTGAAAAGGGAGTCGTTGCCAATCCATATTCAAGAGCATACACGGTTAAGGTGGATATTTTAAATGGGAAAGACGAATTGCTTCCCGGAATGGATTGTAACATAACGTTTAAGTCCGATAACGTAACAGGCTACTCACTTCCAATTTCTGTAATTCAAATTTCAGCAAGGAATGAACGATATGTCTGGAAGGTTAACAAAGACAATACTGTGTTAAAACAATCAGTAAAAATAGGCGAGCTGACTTCTGATGGAGTTGTCGTATTAGAGGGCCTTAAAGAAGGAGACCGAATTGTTACCGAAGGTTTTCAGAAAATCTTTGAAGGATCTAAAGTTATCGTTAAATAA